From Streptomyces chrestomyceticus JCM 4735, one genomic window encodes:
- a CDS encoding condensation domain-containing protein, with the protein MKTSTPATGPASGKGSALAEVWPLSPLQEGMLFHAGFGDQGPDVYVIQRTLTIDGPLDADRWHASWQALLGRHAALRASFHRRKSGEAVQLVSREAVLPWRETDLSGLPEADALAEVERLAAGECAERFDLGRAPLLRVLLVRLGAERHCMVLTAHHILLDGWSMPILFDEATTAYAAGGDASVLRRTASYRDYLAWLGRQDKEAARAAWRAELAGDGEPTLVAPADPARTPSCPTRPRPTCPRPSPAPSPTWPAATA; encoded by the coding sequence GTGAAGACCTCAACACCCGCCACGGGACCGGCATCCGGCAAGGGCTCGGCACTCGCCGAGGTGTGGCCGCTGTCCCCGTTGCAGGAAGGGATGCTCTTCCACGCCGGGTTCGGCGACCAGGGGCCGGACGTCTACGTCATCCAGCGCACCCTGACCATCGACGGCCCGCTGGACGCGGACCGCTGGCACGCGTCCTGGCAGGCACTGCTCGGCCGGCACGCGGCGCTCCGCGCCAGCTTCCACCGCCGCAAGTCGGGGGAGGCGGTCCAGCTCGTCAGCCGGGAAGCCGTACTGCCCTGGCGCGAGACCGACCTGTCCGGCCTGCCCGAGGCCGATGCGCTCGCCGAGGTCGAACGGCTGGCCGCCGGCGAGTGCGCGGAACGCTTCGACCTCGGGCGGGCACCGCTGCTGCGGGTGCTGCTCGTACGCCTCGGCGCCGAGCGGCACTGCATGGTCCTGACGGCCCATCACATCCTGCTCGACGGCTGGTCGATGCCCATCCTCTTCGACGAGGCGACCACGGCGTACGCGGCGGGCGGCGACGCCTCGGTGCTGCGGCGCACCGCCTCCTACCGCGACTACCTGGCGTGGCTGGGACGGCAGGACAAGGAGGCCGCGCGGGCCGCGTGGCGCGCCGAACTGGCCGGGGACGGCGAGCCGACGCTCGTCGCCCCCGCCGACCCGGCCCGCACCCCGAGCTGCCCGACCAGGCCAAGGCCGACCTGCCCGCGCCCCTCACCCGCGCCCTCACCGACATGGCCCGCCGCCACGGCCTGA
- a CDS encoding condensation domain-containing protein — protein MEGQAQFTAPLTACQEGTWLAQRAENPPRQYDIRQYADVLGPLDTDIFRRALRQAVAETEALRLRFTQDGGAPVQVIRAAGEKIALRHVDLTGEDEPWEAAQALMRADGRHPADPIEGDLCAHILFKLAPDRYVWYQRHHQLLVDHFGSTLLARRVAALYNAALRGEPYCPPGHAPLRELWEQEAAYRESPEHEADRRYWHEHFADRPEPATVPGHRSVSRDARPRASGHLSAAGREALRTAAGRTGVSRGALVVAAVATFVCRTTGADEALLSFPVDGRTGPEARRTPCATANVLPLRLPARPGDSLAGLARAAQREIDGLLEHRRYRGERLHAELGRPGGRRNFGPSVAVPANGSGLRFGEARGTLHDLPGGPVEAFSVVLRELPDDAGTSVVLEADPALYDQEWAGAGHRAFVRLLEQAAAEPDTPVGRFGVLGAPEHGLVVEGWNATGAERPGTSVPELVARQAARLPGSIAVSDDERSLTYAELNAEAGRLAAYLTSRGVTRGSRVAVLMERSAGLLVALLGVWKAGAAYVPVDAAYPAERVAVMLADSAPAAVLCTGSTRAAVPPGVPGDVVVLDDPGPGRPWPRARRRAPRSGWAPRTWRT, from the coding sequence ATGGAAGGCCAGGCACAGTTCACTGCGCCCCTGACCGCTTGCCAGGAGGGGACGTGGCTGGCCCAGCGCGCGGAGAACCCGCCCCGGCAGTACGACATCAGGCAGTACGCCGATGTCCTGGGCCCGCTCGACACGGACATCTTCCGGCGGGCGCTGCGGCAGGCCGTCGCCGAGACCGAGGCGCTCCGGCTGCGGTTCACGCAGGACGGCGGGGCCCCGGTGCAGGTGATCCGGGCGGCCGGGGAGAAGATCGCGCTGCGGCACGTCGACCTCACCGGCGAGGACGAACCGTGGGAGGCGGCGCAGGCGTTGATGCGCGCGGACGGCCGGCACCCGGCCGACCCCATCGAAGGGGACCTCTGCGCGCACATCCTCTTCAAGCTGGCCCCCGACCGGTACGTCTGGTATCAGCGCCACCACCAACTGCTCGTCGACCACTTCGGAAGCACCCTGCTGGCCCGCCGCGTCGCCGCCCTCTACAACGCGGCCCTGCGCGGTGAGCCGTACTGCCCGCCCGGACACGCCCCGCTGCGGGAACTGTGGGAGCAGGAGGCCGCCTACCGCGAGTCGCCGGAGCACGAGGCCGACCGCCGGTACTGGCACGAGCACTTCGCGGACCGCCCGGAGCCGGCCACCGTGCCGGGCCACCGGTCGGTGAGCCGCGACGCCCGCCCCCGCGCGTCCGGACACCTGTCGGCCGCGGGCCGGGAAGCGCTGCGGACGGCCGCCGGGCGTACGGGCGTGAGCCGCGGCGCGCTCGTCGTCGCCGCGGTCGCCACCTTCGTGTGCCGCACGACGGGCGCGGACGAGGCGCTGCTGAGCTTCCCGGTCGACGGACGTACGGGCCCCGAGGCCCGGCGGACGCCCTGCGCGACGGCCAACGTGCTGCCGCTGCGGCTGCCCGCCCGGCCCGGCGACAGCCTCGCCGGGCTGGCCCGTGCCGCGCAGCGGGAGATCGACGGGCTGCTGGAGCACCGGCGGTACCGCGGCGAGCGCCTGCACGCGGAACTGGGGCGGCCGGGGGGCCGCCGCAACTTCGGCCCCTCGGTCGCCGTCCCGGCGAACGGCTCGGGCCTGCGGTTCGGCGAGGCCCGGGGCACCCTGCACGACCTGCCGGGCGGGCCCGTCGAGGCGTTCTCCGTGGTGCTGCGCGAGCTGCCGGACGACGCCGGGACGAGCGTCGTCCTCGAAGCCGACCCGGCGCTGTACGACCAGGAGTGGGCCGGGGCGGGACACCGGGCCTTCGTCCGGCTGCTGGAACAGGCGGCGGCCGAACCGGACACGCCCGTCGGGCGGTTCGGGGTGCTGGGCGCGCCGGAGCACGGACTCGTCGTGGAGGGCTGGAACGCCACCGGCGCCGAGCGGCCGGGCACCTCGGTGCCGGAGCTGGTCGCCCGTCAGGCAGCGCGCCTGCCCGGCTCCATAGCTGTGTCCGACGACGAACGGTCCCTGACGTACGCGGAGTTGAACGCGGAAGCGGGCCGCCTGGCCGCGTATCTGACCAGCCGGGGCGTGACGCGCGGCAGCCGGGTCGCCGTACTGATGGAGCGGTCGGCCGGGCTGCTGGTGGCGCTGCTCGGCGTGTGGAAGGCGGGCGCGGCGTACGTGCCGGTGGACGCCGCGTACCCGGCGGAGCGGGTGGCGGTCATGCTGGCCGACTCGGCGCCGGCGGCCGTGCTGTGCACCGGGAGCACCCGGGCCGCGGTGCCGCCCGGCGTGCCCGGCGACGTGGTGGTGCTGGACGACCCCGGACCCGGGCGGCCGTGGCCGCGAGCCCGGCGCAGGGCCCCGCGGTCCGGGTGGGCCCCGAGGACCTGGCGTACGTGA